The Stomoxys calcitrans chromosome 3, idStoCalc2.1, whole genome shotgun sequence genome includes a region encoding these proteins:
- the LOC106082304 gene encoding cytosolic Fe-S cluster assembly factor NUBP1 homolog, whose amino-acid sequence MMPEPENCPGTQSANAGLGSACQGCPNQQICSDPNKKLEDPGKALVAVAMKDVRNKLLVLSGKGGVGKSTVTMLLSRFLARKYSEKNFGVLDIDICGPSQPRLLGVEGENVHQSGSGWSPVGVDDNICLMSIGFLLGSPDDAIIWRGPKKNGMIRQFLSEVDWGNLDLLLLDTPPGTSDEHLSVVSYLRDDTQPNDLKAIIVTTPQEVSLLDVRKEINFCKKQRIEILGVVENMSIFRCGHCGKTSEIFPAKTGGARAMCEEMQVPFLGSLPLDPELTKACDKGEDITSLKSSTTEALEKICENIANIL is encoded by the coding sequence ATGATGCCAGAACCAGAAAACTGTCCCGGAACACAAAGTGCAAACGCCGGGCTTGGTAGTGCATGCCAAGGATGTCCCAATCAACAAATATGCAGTGATCCTAACAAAAAACTTGAAGACCCTGGTAAAGCTCTTGTAGCCGTTGCCATGAAAGATGTGCGTAATAAATTGCTGGTCTTATCTGGCAAGGGAGGCGTGGGGAAGAGTACGGTGACTATGTTGTTATCTCGTTTTTTGGCCAGAAAATACAGCGAAAAAAATTTCGGTGTTTTGGACATCGATATTTGTGGACCCTCACAACCCAGACTTTTGGGTGTGGAAGGGGAAAATGTGCATCAATCAGGATCGGGATGGTCGCCGGTGGGTGTGGATGACAATATTTGCTTAATGTCCATAGGATTCTTGTTGGGTTCACCCGATGATGCTATAATTTGGCGCGGACCCAAAAAGAATGGCATGATTCGGCAATTCTTGAGTGAAGTTGATTGGGGCAATCTGGACTTATTGCTATTAGATACGCCACCTGGGACATCAGATGAACATCTCTCGGTTGTTTCTTATTTGCGTGATGATACGCAACCGAATGACTTAAAAGCCATCATTGTTACAACGCCTCAAGAAGTCTCTTTGTTGGATGTAcgtaaagaaataaatttttgcaaaaagcaGCGTATCGAAATATTAGGTGTTGTTGAGAACATGAGCATATTCCGCTGTGGACATTGCGGCAAAACTTCTGAAATTTTTCCAGCCAAAACGGGTGGAGCCCGTGCTATGTGTGAAGAAATGCAAGTGCCGTTTTTGGGATCACTTCCGTTGGATCCTGAATTGACCAAAGCATGTGACAAAGGGGAAGACATTACATCTTTAAAAAGTTCAACAACCGAAGCTTTGGAAAAGATATGTGAAAATATAGCAAACATACTGTGA
- the LOC106082303 gene encoding dnaJ homolog shv, whose translation MKAVALVLFVQITLCLLNSAFAGRDFYQILNVKKSASTNDIKKAYRKLAKELHPDKNKDDPDASTKFQDLGAAYEVLSDPDKRKTYDRCGEECLKKDGMMDHGHDPFGSFFGDFAFHFGGGDPHQHDTPKGANIVMNMFVTLEELYSGNFVEIVRNKPVLKPAAGTRKCNCRQEMVTRNLGPGRFQMMQQLVCDECPNVKLVNEERTLEIEVEPGMIDGQETRFVAEGEPHMDGDPGDLIVKVMQTPHERFQRKGDDLYTNVTISLQDALIGFSMDIIHLDGHKVTVTREKITWPGARIRKKGEGMPNYENNNLHGNLYITFDVEFPKKDLDDTEKEDLKKILDQASINRVYNGL comes from the exons ATGAAGGCGGTAGCTTTAGTTTTATTCGTACAAATCACTTTGTGTTTGCTGAACTCAGCATTCGCTGGGCGAGATTTCTACCAAATCTTGAATGTAAAAAAGTCTGCGTCAACAAATGATATAAAGAAGGCGTATCGAAAATTAGCCAAAGAACTACATCCTGATAAAAATAAAGACGATCCGGATGCATCAACCAAATTCCAAGATTTAGGAGCTGCCTATGAGGTTCTATCGGACCCAGATAAACGGAAGACTTACGATAGATGCGGCGAGGAATGTCTGAAAAAGGATGGCATGATGGACCATGGACACGATCCGTTTGGTAGTTTCTTTGGTGATTTTGCATTTCATTTCGGAGGTGGAGATCCTCATCAGCATGATACACCAAAAGGTGCAAATAT CGTAATGAATATGTTTGTCACATTGGAAGAATTATATTCTGGAAATTTTGTTGAGATCGTGAGAAATAAACCTGTACTAAAACCTGCAGCCGGTACACGCAAATGTAATTGTCGCCAAGAGATGGTTACTCGAAATTTGGGGCCCGGCCGCTTCCAAATGATGCAACAGTTGGTATGTGACGAATGCCCCAATGTAAAGCTAGTGAATGAAGAACGTACATTAGAAATTGAAGTTGAGCCTGGTATGATAGATGGCCAAGAAACACGCTTCGTTGCCGAAGGTGAGCCACATATGGATGGCGATCCAGGTGATTTGATTGTCAAAGTAATGCAGACGCCACATGAACGCTTTCAACGAAAGGGAGATGATTTGTACACCAACGTCACCATTAGTTTACAG GACGCTTtgattggattttcaatggatATTATCCACTTGGATGGACACAAAGTAACAGTGACGCGAGAGAAAATCACATGGCCTGGTGCTCGTATTCGCAAGAAGGGTGAGGGTATGCCCAACTATGAAAACAACAATCTTCATGGCAACCTGTACATAACATTCGATGTAGAATTCCCAAAGAAAGATTTAGATGATACGGAAAAAGAAG ATCTTAAAAAAATACTCGATCAAGCTTCAATAAATCGCGTGTACAATGGACTGTGA
- the LOC106082293 gene encoding serine-rich adhesin for platelets, whose amino-acid sequence MNKMPKPSSVSTASSTASSSAMNSSSKQTLNSPSDNQVSSSFSTTSSTSFQHPLAKYQGQKWTQIFDIEKVLKQIRMAEKIHIKGKLGTSYSGESAHSKSSNNGNSGGSPPGKARKMQLRQVQRLSGTDMHYYGIVPKQTAMGVVVCNVCMGIYTKMGFNQHVMTHHPSVWTTISAKFTPPSNETNFGTNDNSQDSIKGAGVGEPSSAAAALSVEITNSPSDISGTMSTCSNTSSSSISTTSSAAVANHNTSHTTSSSRQKSSSKTGSASGGGGRSRSKSKHHGSSSAAGTATTTSSSSSNTTAEMSIITPASTTATPPMTTPSTPTKKSSSSSSSKKSSSSSNSSTSSSSTSTASGCASMTTAPSKEAVDAKLLATTNATSLSTTSSTSSSKATVQSTPIVSTSLPTMAVIETSQTSNRNAALFGSSSSSSSSSSSSSSSSSSSSTSSNSSYSLPPTPKMMNVNIQDSPQLGGVLTNITESSTFSPTVLENSRENLALNGNSDKKKAKSPSNFNVTESMEDIASEVGSAPKPINVIQNPQQPQHQYEAQISELDQAVSSITGGASGVAVGTALAGTSVVSVGSGVTASDKKLLDSQTIVDPNVMGIKLEKSGIGECVNTTSHTQEVMQQPQLNTDDHQMGHNTDDSAMLNHVLDAMLDSKLINEILNADTETEINFENVLNEGTASLHQQPQTTVYLEQPLTKRMRYDDAADMNSQQPQLTNVSGQEITDFSVFPQQQQQQQQAQPQQTQYSQYDGSSMSNTLSLDGQQYHQMALDPMQLQMLYQQQQQQTMDSTAYSGSIVNALNITTVPQTQQQIYDPNTAMVDTKQILELCSSAGQRENNELVKTGEFVTIPEDVSQQFQLFNVPSLTDDMDTHTPPQQTQVTQYVMPAGQGDEEQLIYAITTNSSEANMSQQHQQQVLAEFLNQAASSYEQQQQFQQQKITPIHQTSETLFEDLMEFDDFHLIETVKSLGSSSSSSSSSGSGNSVTVKSEREQPSSMSSFTTVSMPSSSPYRFHEDMYFNVFFYSGIPRPLAINCFGLIKLPQDMATTFRKHLLTSRKANNSLMSLGSGALNGVVGQSSSSSVGGRFTPKQLPSYFTSLANSSGSATSLANEFSIGSITITNASNSSSSSQQGINNGNIQQQGKQGGISPLENNTTNGGGISATSPVSSVPTRGRTKSSGGGASSNNANFTNMSSTTNTKHKPFATTARATIGSPYNSKTILVSSASAFSAERNAKFIKRSLIAKVPDLSTFVPSHHQQQFTAKKIADIINGRTNASSLIINSSPADAILEINNDSALSEKQARINRVNRFYERKRKLLNITQQQQQHNNRSNSYATSLGAHHLRSSVTCNFGKQPQQQAHQKLLKQQLMRSFSDCGIMNSTTNTVNSADSNVMRVFV is encoded by the exons ATGAACAAAATGCCAAAACCTTCTTCAGTCTCGACTGCATCTTCAACTGCCTCATCATCGGCAATGAACTCGAGCTCCAAACAAACATTAAATTCGCCGTCAGACAATCAGGTCTCATCATCATTCAGCACGACATCCAGTACGAGTTTCCAACACCCTTTAGCAAAATATCAAGGTCAAAAATGGACGCAAATTTTCGACATAGAAAAAGTTCTCAAACAAATACGTATGGCCGAAAAAATCCATATCAAAGGCAAACTTGGAACGTCATACTCGGGTGAAAGTGCTCACAGTAAAAGTTCCAACAATGGCAACAGTGGCGGTTCGCCGCCCGGCAAAGCGCGAAAAATGCAATTGCGCCAAGTACAAAGACTGAGTGGTACAGATATGCATTATTATGGAATTGTACCCAAGCAAACAGCAATGGGTGTGGTAGTGTGTAATGTTTGCATGGGCATTTATACGAAAATGGGATTTAATCAGCATGTCATGACACATCATCCATCAGTGTGGACCACTATATCGGCCAAATTTACCCCGCCATCGAACGAgacaaattttggcacaaatgaCAATAGCCAGGATAGTATTAAAGGTGCTGGTGTTGGTGAGCCAAGCTCTGCCGCAGCTGCACTCAGTGTAGAAATTACCaactccccttcagatatatcGGGGACTATGTCAACATGTTCCAATACTTCGTCGAGTTCCATATCTACAACGTCATCAGCTGCCGTTGCAAATCACAACACGTCACATACGACGAGCAGTTCTCGCCAGAAAAGTAGTTCCAAAACGGGGAGTGCTTCTGGAGGTGGTGGACGCTCCCGAAGTAAAAGCAAACATCATGGGTCTTCTTCAGCTGCgggaacagcaacaacaacatcctcGTCGTCGTCAAATACCACTGCGGAAATGTCGATTATTACGCCTGCTTCAACAACGGCAACACCGCCAATGACCACTCCATCTACACCAACAAAAAAGAGCTCTTCATCCTCTTCCTCCAAAAAGAGTTCCTCCAGCAGCAATTCAAGTACGTCAAGTTCCTCAACGAGTACTGCCAGTGGATGTGCTTCAATGACGACCGCACCTTCTAAAGAAGCGGTGGATGCGAAATTGTTAGCAACCACAAATGCAACAAGCTTATCCACCACTTCGTCGACATCGTCTTCAAAAGCAACGGTGCAATCGACCCCAATAGTTTCCACATCTTTGCCAACGATGGCGGTAATAGAAACTTCGCAAACATCGAATCGAAATGCAGCACTTTTCGGCTCATCTTCTTCTTCGTCATCATCTTCGTCGTcgtcatcttcatcatcatcttcatcatccACCTCTTCGAATTCGTCATATTCCTTGCCACCAACCCCCAAAATGATGAACGTAAATATTCAGGATTCCCCACAACTAGGCGGCGTATTGACCAATATTACAGAATCTTCAACATTTTCGCCGACAGTCCTAGAGAATAGCAGGGAAAATTTAGCTTTAAATGGGAATTCAGATAAGAAAAAG GCCAAAAGTCCATCCAACTTCAACGTCACAGAAAGCATGGAAGATATTGCATCAGAAGTTGGCAGCGCACCGAAGCCAATAAACGTGATTCAAAATCCACAACAACCCCAACACCAATACGAGGCGCAAATAAGTGAACTTGATCAGGCAGTGTCGTCTATAACAGGTGGCGCCAGTGGAGTCGCTGTTGGAACAGCTCTTGCAGGAACATCAGTTGTCAGTGTTGGCAGTGGTGTTACTGcttcggacaaaaaattgcttGATTCCCAAACAATAGTCGATCCAAATGTTATGGGCATAAAATTGGAGAAGAGCGGCATTGGTGAATGCGTCAACACCACTAGCCACACACAAGAGGTAATGCAACAACCACAACTCAATACTGATGATCATCAAATGGGCCACAATACGGACGACAGTGCAATGTTAAATCATGTCTTAGATGCTATGTTGGACAGCAAGTTGATCAATGAAATACTAAACGCTGATACGGAAACTGAAATTAATTTCGAGAATGTCTTGAACGAAGGTACAGCATCTTTACATCAGCAACCCCAGACGACGGTGTATTTGGAACAACCATTGACTAAACGTATGCGTTATGATGATGCGGCAGATATGAACTCACAGCAACCACAATTGACAAATGTTTCTGGCCAAGAGATCACAGACTTTTCTGTATTcccgcagcagcaacaacaacaacaacaagctcaGCCACAACAGACACAGTACTCTCAATATGATGGATCTTCAATGTCAAACACTTTAAGCTTAGACGGTCAACAATACCACCAAATGGCCCTCGATCCTATGCAATTACAGATGTtgtaccaacaacaacaacaacagacaaTGGACTCTACAGCCTACTCGGGATCCATAGTCAATGCTCTTAATATTACAACAGTTCCTCAAACACAGCAACAAATATACGACCCCAATACAGCCATGGTAGACACAAAACAAATTCTGGAGTTGTGTTCTAGCGCTGGACAGCGTGAGAACAACGAATTGGTAAAGACTGGTGAATTTGTGACCATACCCGAAGATGTTTCGCAGCAATTTCAACTTTTTAATGTTCCTTCACTTACGGACGACATGGACACCCACACACCCCCGCAACAAACTCAAGTTACACAATATGTAATGCCGGCTGGCCAAGGTGATGAAGAACAACTTATCTATGCCATAACAACAAATAGTTCAGAGGCCAATATGAGCCAACAGCATCAACAGCAGGTTCTAGCTGAATTTCTTAATCAAGCAGCCTCTAGTTATGAACAGCAGCAGcaatttcaacaacaaaaaattacacCAATTCATCAAACAAGTGAGACATTATTCGAAGATCTTATGGAGTTCGATGACTTCCATCTCATTGAGACTGTCAAATCCCTTGGTagtagcagtagcagcagcagcagcagcggtaGTGGTAATAGTGTAACAGTAAAGAGCGAACGCGAACAACCATCGTCTATGTCATCGTTTACTACTGTCTCAATGCCTTCTTCTTCACCGTATCGATTCCATGAAGATATGTATTTCAATGTGTTCTTCTATTCAGGTATACCACGGCCTCTAGCCATCAATTGCTTTGGACTTATAAAACTACCTCAGGATATGGCTACTACGTTTCGCAAGCATTTGCTGACCTCTCGCAAGGCGAATAATAGTTTAATGTCGTTGGGTAGTGGGGCACTAAATGGTGTCGTCGGACAAAGTTCATCGTCGTCGGTAGGTGGACGCTTTACACCCAAACAATTGCCCAGCTATTTTACCAGTTTGGCAAATAGCAGTGGCAGTGCCACTAGTTTGGCGAATGAGTTTTCGATTGGCAGCATAACCATAACAAATGCTTCAAATTCCTCGTCATCCTCACAGCAGGGAATCAATAACGGAAATATTCAACAACAAGGCAAACAAGGGGGTATTTCTCCTTTAGAAAACAATACAACAAATGGAGGAGGTATATCAGCTACCTCGCCAGTTTCCTCCGTCCCTACCAGGGGTCGCACTAAGTCCAGTGGAGGAGGAGCGTCTAGCaacaatgcaaattttactAATATGTCCTCTACGACAAATACTAAACACAAACCATTTGCTACTACGGCCCGTGCCACGATAGGTTCGCCCTATAATTCAAAAACCATACTCGTTAGCAGCGCTTCCGCCTTCAGCGCAGAAAGAAATGCTAAATTTATTAAGCGCAGTCTCATAGCAAAAGTACCAGATCTTTCCACGTTTGTGCCATcccatcaccaacaacaatttaCGGCCAAGAAAATAGCGGACATAATAAATGGTAGAACCAATGCATCATCACTTATCATCAACAGCAGCCCGGCAGATGCAATACTAGAGATTAACAATGACTCCGCATTGTCAGAGAAACAAGCGAGAATAAACCGAGTGAATCGTTTCtacgaaagaaaaagaaaactatTAAATAtaacccaacaacaacaacaacacaacaaccGGAGCAACTCATATGCAACATCATTAGGGGCACATCATCTGAGAAGCAGTGTAACCTGCAATTTCGgcaaacaaccacaacaacaggcgcatcaaaaattattaaaacaacAATTGATGCGAAGTTTTTCGGACTGTGGCATAATGAATTCAACAACGAATACTGTTAACTCTGCAGACTCGAATGTTATGCGTGTTTTTGTCTAG
- the LOC106082292 gene encoding structural maintenance of chromosomes protein 4: MSTRRRGALTKTAGNEDNRRSSGISDTATRQLTTAATHSEVAQHAAVPSEPPISDQPAAGDALDDANISDDEEGGTRIGDIYIPPPIPPYCSTESKGPRLIIKKIENNNFKSYAGKVVLGPFHHCFTAIIGPNGSGKSNVIDSMLFVFGYRANKIRCKKISTLLHNSARYPNVNMCSVAVHFRQIIDKDDGTCEEIADSEIIVERTAYRDNSSFYTINGKRKQFKEVAKLLKKHHVDLDHNRFLILQGEVESISMMKPKGLVEGECGMLEYLEDIVGTTRYKEPLVKINERVELLTEERTEKHNRCKLAEREMKDLEQPYNDAVEYLRQENENTRTKNLRIQKYLSEKNKKMEEYTKQHEEVSNELKEHDGKVDALRKEREEKEDIIKKEMQNHENLRKKKEDIEKKLEKAKGNFAETQETMTVMNKRRNTNKTQVAKNETELEDLRKVPERNEKEIEECEKKLQRLAKQKEEQEEKLEQNYAILEEQTKPLIEQREKLETELMDLKLNVDEAKADLAMSQSELKILKSGETTEVRKYETLKGSYEESEQSLKEKKQSVGELQGRLPELKKDIHVKTQALQKLQQEEQELRKQIMAIKSEINEKTVNIQAMRSNNKVLDFLMRQKAEGKIPGILGRLGDLGAIDTKYDIAISTACGRLDNILVDTVNTAQSCIEHLKRYDVGRASFIALERVAYLQNQSGPIKLPENSARLYDLVRVDDERVLPAFYFALGNTLVAPDLEQGTRIAYGPKRFRVVTLKGELIETSGTMSGGGNTQIRGKMGTKVRTNTRQSLDNTGLSQKALEDMQIQYQEYQSQINYNQEEQGRLERDIQQLKNTHQRTETEVQKLFITIKSLEEQLPRIFKQVEAQKKRLDQTLTDASKVQDVEELIAKKTETLKAAEDVAGKVEKKITEIKKKIDNIHGDTIKTVQSKITSLDNQIKKLKGNISKLKVEVTNVSRNVKKLEDQIGRLNGEIEKAQNELLQLSEKRQSYDNEISTLQKELEEAKEAIDKAKSESSGVHKEIVNIQKNESELKLKRVEIEQKLQTVSAKMSEVKNQIPHWRDQLKPLRLHEIPGDAEPPAPLKKYTEEELATHTLQDIQYKESVQEELLKKKPNLSCIQEYIEKRDVYLERVKILEDITCKRNEMRQLYDDVRKKRYNEFMQGFHIITRKLKEMYQMITQGGDAELELVDSMDPFTEGVSFSVRPPKKTWKNISNLSGGEKTLSSLALVFALHYYKPSPLYFMDEIDAALDFKNISIVAHYIKERTKNAQFIIISLRSNMFELSDYLVGIYKVKDCTDSVCIKNEPPKMPETQMQTQTQTSQHMQSQPAHLLPSMENNSILSTTLAQSQPLQQQEQQHLQSSVLTQKSVSLDDTVDESMEAATQGQHAAKPLSDNNKQHEDYHAMNKVSLLSTTRSTLSTTQNFTFMPQIESTALTESQLNITQNPQLSTSNAQPTTPQTTATTTN, encoded by the exons ATGTCAACTCGCCGGAGAGGTGCACTGACTAAAACAGCAGGGAATGAAGACAATCGTAGAAGTAGCGGCATAAGTGATACAGCAACGCGACAGTTAACAACTGCCGCGACGCACTCAGAAGTAGCTCAACATGCTGCTGTACCAAGTGAACCACCAATATCTGACCAACCTGCGGCCGGAGATGCTTTGGATGATGCCAATATCTCGGATGACGAAGAGGGAGGAACCCGCATCGGAGACATTTATATACCGCCTCCAATACCTCCTTATTGCTCTACCGAAAGCAAAGGTCCCCGTTTGATAattaagaaaatcgaaaataacaattttaaaagCTATGCAGGCAAAGTTGTTTTGGGCCCCTTTCATCAT TGTTTCACAGCTATCATTGGTCCCAACGGTAGCGGTAAGAGTAATGTCATCGATTCGATGCTTTTTGTATTTGGATATCGCGCCAACAAAATCAGATGTAAGAAAATATCTACACTGCTACACAACTCAGCCCGTTATCCCAATGTTAATATGTGCTCAGTGGCTGTACACTTCCGTCAAATAATTGACAAGGATGACGGGACCTGCGAGGAAATTGCAGACAGCGAGATTATTGTCGAAAGAACAGCTTACAGGGATAATTCGTCGTTTTATACAATCAATGGCAAAAGAAAGCAATTCAAGGAAGTGGCAAAACTTCTGAAGAAACATCATGTCGACTTGGATCATAATCGTTTTTTGATACTTCAG GGTGAAGTTGAATCAATATCCATGATGAAACCCAAAGGTTTGGTTGAAGGTGAATGTGGCATGTTGGAATATTTGGAGGATATTGTGGGAACAACCCGTTACAAGGAACCATTGGTAAAAATCAATGAACGCGTTGAGTTATTGACCGAAGAACGTACGGAGAAGCATAACCGTTGTAAGTTAGCGGAACGTGAAATGAAAGACTTGGAACAGCCTTACAATGACGCCGTAGAATACCTAAGGCAAGAAAATGAAAATACGAGGACCAAAAATTTGAGAATCCAGAAGTATTTGagtgagaaaaataaaaaaatggaagAGTACACGAAACAGCACGAAGAGGTTAGCAATGAGCTAAAGGAGCATGACGGTAAAGTCGATGCCTTGCGAAAGGAGCGAGAAGAGAAGGAAGATATTATCAAAAAGGAAATGCA AAACCATGAAAACTTGCGCAAGAAAAAGGAAGATATTGAAAAGAAACTTGAGAAAGCCAAGGGTAACTTTGCTGAAACACAAGAAACTATGACGGTAATGAATAAAAGGCGTAATACTAACAAGACACAAGTTGCCAAAAATGAAACTGAGCTGGAAGATCTTCGCAAAGTTCCCGAAAGGAATGAAAAAGAAATAGAAGAATGTGAAAAGAAACTTCAACGATTAGCAAAACAAAAAGAGGAACAAGAAGAGAAATTGGAACAAAATTACGCTATTCTAGAGGAACAAACAAAACCACTTATTGAACAACGTGAAAAACTCGAAACCGAATTGATGGATTTGAAATTGAATGTTGACGAAGCCAAGGCCGATTTAGCAATGTCTCAATCTGagttaaaaatcttaaaaagcgGCGAAACGACTGAGGTTCGTAAGTATGAAACATTAAAAGGATCCTATGAGGAGTCCGAACAAAGTTTAAAAGAAAAGAAGCAAAGTGTGGGAGAGCTGCAGGGTCGTTTGCCCGAACTCAAAAAAGATATCCACGTGAAGACACAGGCACTTCAAAAGCTACAACAAGAAGAACAAGaattaagaaaacaaataatGGCTATTAAATCTGAG attaATGAAAAGACAGTTAACATTCAAGCCATGCGTTCCAACAATAAAGTACTGGATTTTTTAATGCGTCAAAAAGCTGAGGGAAAAATTCCCGgaatattgggaagactgggTGATTTGGGTGCAATTGACACCAAGTATGACATTGCCATATCCACCGCTTGTGGACGACTAGATAACATACTTGTCGATACAGTCAATACGGCGCAAAGCTGCATAGAACATTTGAAACGTTATGACGTGGGAAGAGCATCTTTCATTGCACTGGAAAGGGTTGCATACTTGCAAAATCAGTCTGGACCTATAAAACT ACCAGAAAATTCTGCCCGTCTTTACGATTTGGTTCGCGTCGACGATGAGCGCGTCTTGCCAGCCTTTTATTTTGCCCTTGGCAATACCTTAGTGGCTCCCGATTTGGAACAAGGCACCCGCATAGCCTATGGACCGAAACGTTTTCGCGTTGTCACTTTAAAGGGAGAACTCATTGAAACGTCTGGTACCATGTCTGGTGGTGGTAATACCCAAATTCGCGGAAAAATGGGTACTAAAGTCCGTACAAATACTCGACAGTCCTTGGATAATACGGGTCTTTCACAAAAAGCATTGGAAGATATGCAAATACAATACCAAGAATACCAATCACAAATAAACTACAATCAGGAAGAACAGGGACGTTTGGAAcgcgatattcaacaacttaaAAATACCCACCAACGCACCGAAACCGAGGTACAAAAGCTTTTTATTACCATCAAGAGTTTAGAGGAACAATTGCCACGAATCTTTAAACAAGTGGAGGCTCAGAAGAAGCGCTTGGATCAAACTTTGACCGATGCCAGCAAGGTTCAAGACGTTGAAGAGCTAATAGCTAAGAAAACCGAAACTTTAAAAGCTGCCGAAGATGTGGCCGGTAAAGTAGAGAAAAAAATCacagaaattaaaaagaaaattgataACATACATGGGGACACAATAAAAACTGTTCAATCCAAAATCACAAGTTTGGATAATCAGATCAAgaaacttaaaggaaatattTCAAAGCTTAAAGTAGAGGTTACAAATGTATCGAGAAATGTAAAAAAGCTGGAAGATCAAATTGGCCGTTTAAATGGTGAAATTGAAAAGGCTCAAAATGAACTTCTGCAACTGTCCGAAAAACGCCAGAGTTATGACAACGAAATTTCCACCCTACAAAAAGAACTTGAGGAAGCGAAGGAAGCAATTGACAAAGCCAAATCCGAATCTTCCGGTGTTCACAAGGAAATAGTGAACATACAGAAAAATGAAAGTGAATTAAAATTGAAGCGTGTGGAAATCGAACAGAAATTGCAAACTGTCTCGGCCAAGATGTCAGAAGTGAAGAACCAAATACCTCATTGGCGTGATCAATTGAAGCCATTGCGATTGCATGAAATACCAGGAGATGCAGAGCCTCCGGCTCCTTTAAAAAAATACACAGAAGAAGAACTGGCCACGCATACCTTACAAGACATTCAATACAAAGAGAGTGTGCAAGAGGAAttgcttaagaaaaaaccaAATCTCTCGTGTATTCAAGAGTACATTGAGAAACGTGATGTTTATTTGGAAAGAGTAAAAATACTAGAAGACATTACTTGCAAGCGAAACGAAATGCGCCAACTTTACGATGACGTGCGCAAAAAGCGCTACAACGAATTCATGCAAGGTTTCCATATAATAACACGGAAGCTTAAGGAAATGTACCAAATGATAACCCAAGGAGGTGACGCCGAATTAGAATTGGTAGATTCTATGGATCCCTTCACTGAAGGAGTATCTTTCAGTGTGCGACCCCCAAAGAAAACTTGGAAAAACATATCTAATTTATCGGGCGGTGAGAAAACCTTGTCTTCATTGGCCTTAGTATTTGCCTTGCATTATTACAAGCCTTCGCCACTATATTTCATGGATGAAATCGATGCGGCAttagattttaaaaatatatccaTAGTTGCTCACTACATTAAGGAGAGAACGAAAAATGCCCAATTTATCATAATTTCCCTTAGATCAAATATGTTTGAACTTTCCGATTATTTGGTTGGTATCTACAAAGTCAAGGATTGTACCGATTCTGTGTGCATAAAAAATGAACCACCCAAAATGCCAGAAACCCAAATGCAAACACAAACTCAAACGTCGCAGCATATGCAGTCCCAGCCAGCTCATCTGTTACCTTCCATGGAAAATAATTCCATATTGAGCACTACATTGGCGCAAAGTCAGCCATTGCAACAGCAGGAACAACAGCACCTACAATCCTCTGTATTGACACAGAAATCAGTTAGTCTCGATGACACAGTTGATGAATCGATGGAGGCAGCTACACAAGGCCAACATGCTGCAAAACCTCTCAGTGACAATAACAAACAACACGAAGACTATCATGCAATGAATAAGGTTTCCCTGCTCTCCACTACACGATCAACTTTATCCACAACTCAAAATTTTACCTTTATGCCTCAAATTGAAAGTACTGCCCTGACCGAGTCGCAACTGAACATTACACAAAATCCACAACTCTCCACATCCAATGCGCAGCCCACTACACCCCAGACCACGGCAACGACGACTAACTGA